The Lathyrus oleraceus cultivar Zhongwan6 chromosome 5, CAAS_Psat_ZW6_1.0, whole genome shotgun sequence genome includes the window tcgtgacttgggtagcagtgatgtgttgctagataccgctcactatttattatgttaaatgcgtgatttaatataatttccaacgtcgcgaaaacctacagggtcacacacaaaggacggattgatgagagatagagtaactaaggaacatcgtaaggtacggtgtacttaagtagaatacgaagtatggtaaggtaccaaatacttaagtgattttggcatattatgagatatgggccaaaatacacttaagtgggctttttggcttgaagcccacacaagtggttctataaatagaactcttgtgcagaagcattgaatgggaatacaacacaactgaagagttgaaatttcgtatctctctttctctcactcaaagccttcattcataacaactagcactgcgattgaaggaatccgttcgtgtggactgagtagagacgttgtcatcgttcaacgttcgtgatcgccacaagaggtaacaattctatcactgatcatgcccattcgcaaggatcactaaatggagaaatttttaaatttcactgcgccttggatgacaattctccttcaatTTTCACCTTGGTGCTTGAAGCAAAATTGTATATGGCATCACAAATGACATTGCGCTAAAAGAATCAGATCCATATGTTGAATATTGGAGAAGTTATGATTCTTGAAAGTTGGCAAAAAGTTACTTGAAAATAagtcaaatttcactaagtccacaaatgacctataatgtatccaaacttttgatgatcctccaagcataactggatcttgtcatgtaaagagaagttgtaaAGGATGTTGATAAGAGTCATATTCAAAAAGGgtcattcaaaaatgttgataattgaaggagttgtaatctttggaactttgacttcaaaatattgacttttaggtcaaaccacttggaacaagcttgtgtacttggacttttcttgcacTTTAAAGTACATTGATGATTGTATGAACCCAAGATATGGTGTTCTTGATTTTATCTTTATTAAATTTCTCAAATCTTAaagttgcttgttgaagaaggcatgaaaataaacacatgaacctttgactttctttgacaAGCAAGCCATAGAACTTTGAGATGATCTTGATTGAAAAAGCCCTACCTTTCATAATATACTTAAGAGAAACAAGACATacttttggtattttgattagtggttagataagcaatcAATCATATAAACACAAAAGGTAAAACAAACCAACAATGAGGTGCTTGGTGATCCATGCAAGAAGCAAACCAAAAGATAGATGAGGGAAGGACCAAGTATGACCTTGTTTGTATGCCAAATATACAAATgagatgtgggatcttagggttaaaaattagggtatgacaactTCCATAAGGGAAAACTTCATTTTGATGATAAGAAAGGAGAAAAGGACAACACAATATCTGGAGCCTAAGGAGATGTCTTTTAAGAAAATATTCTTTAAATGAGAGTGAAAGTACTGCAAGAAGTACGAAAATAAGGAAGATGATTGTTTTATCTTGAAAAAGAAACTTGAAAATCAAGGTACACTCCTAGCTCTAGCTTGTTTTGAGTCAAATTTAGTAAATGTTCCTTCCAATACTTAGTGGTTGGACTCAGGTGTCACTATTCATGTCTTGAATTCTTTACAGAGGTTCAAAAGTCTGAGGAAACCAAGTGATGCTGAGGCGAAGGTCATTATGGGAGACGGAGATAGAATATCAGTGATGAAGATAAGAGTTGTTACCTTGTTTTTACCTTCTGGACACATTTTGGTTTTAAAAGATGCAGTTTATGTACCTTTAATGAGAATGAATTTGATTTCTATTTTAGCTTTGGATAAATGTGGTTACTCTTTTGTTTTTGGTAATGGAAAACTTCATATTTGTTTTAATTTCGCTATTGTTGGTTCTAGAAATTTACGTGATGGTTTATATATCTTGATTATGAATGAGATGCTTGTTAATTCTGTTGTTGGGACAAAGCGTAATAGGAAAGATGAGAATAGTTTGATATTGTGGCATAGACATTTATGGCACATTTCTAGACCTTGTATTGAAAGACTAATTAAGGAGAGTATTCTGCCTAATCTTGACTTCTTTGATTTTGAAACTTGCGTTGATTGCCTCAAAGGAAAGTTCACTGCAAAAACCAGGAATACAAAAGCAAATAGATGTGAAGATGTACTGCAATTGATTCACACAGACATGTATGGACCTATTACACCCAATGATACGAGTGGATACAAGTAATTTATCACTTTCATAGATGACTTCTCCAGATTTGGATGGATAGAAATTCTCCAAGACAGGTCTAGTTCCTTGGATGCCTTCAAATCTTCTAAAGCCGTCATTGAACTGAAATCAAGAAAGAAGGTCAAATGTGTGAGGTCTGATAGAGGAGGAGAATATTATGGTAGATATGATGAGACTGGAAGAAATCCATGACCGTTTGCTAAATTTCTAGATGAATGTGGCATTGAGGCTCAATACATTATGCCAGATACTCCTCAGCAGAACGGAGTTGCAGAGAGACGTAATCGCACGCTTATGGACATGGTTAGGTGCATGATGAGTCATTCGTCATTGCCTGATTTTCTTTGGGGTGATTATTTGAATACTGGTGTCTATATTCTTAATCAGGTTCCTAGTAAATCAGTGTcgaagactccttatgaactatTAACAGGTAGGAAACCAAGTTTGAGACATTTTCATGTTTTGGGTTGTAAGGCTGAAGTCAAACATTACAATCCTCAACAGAAAAAACTTGATATGAAGACTGTTAGTGGTTTCTTCATCGAATATAACATTGGGTCTAGAGGTTGTAGGTTTTGTTTTCCTTCTCATTCTGCGCGAGTCATTAAATCCGATAGAGCGATTTTCTTTTAGGATGATTTGGATAGTAGAGTCTCTATGCCATAACCAGTTACTCTTGAAGAAGATCGTACTTTTCTCCCTATACCAATTGTTCCTTTCCCAAATGAGGTTGTGATTCCTGTAATTCAAAATAATGATCAAGTTTTGGTACTACAAATAGATGAGCATGAATAAACTGATACCCTGTAGCCTATTGATGTTACTGAACCAAGCAACATTGCTGAAGTTGTTCAATTGAGACGATCTCAGAGAGCTTGAAAGCCTATAACATCAAATGACTTTGTTGTGTATCTCCAAGAGCATAAGTTTAATActcatgatgatgatgatactACCACTTTCACCTGCTTCTGAACATAACATTATCCCCCTTCCTTTTCTTGCATTGGACCAACAACTCCCAGGGGCCATGCGTTTCTTCTAGTTGCACCTCATACTTCCTTTCACCTCCCTACCCTAACAAGGCAAATTGATGCGGGCCTTCCATTTGGGCCTGCGCCCTGAAATGGTTGTTTGGCGTTTGCACACCATAATCAGATTGAACCTCCCCCTGCTTTtactatttttattatttttgttatttctttttTGACATTTTTTTCCTTATATTTTCTTGCTAATTGTTGTTAATTTTTTGATCAAAAAACAATTAGAATTGGCATGAGTAGTTGTTAGATCCATTAGActttaatttgttttttaatcATGTTAATGTTAAATTCTAATTACCTTGAAAATACATTAAATAAACATGTTTAGCCTAGGTCTTGATTAGGttaaaaatatattaattcaTGTATGAATTCCATGACTTACCATGATATCACTCCATGTCTTAGATGTTAATTTTCCAATTGGTTCATGTGGTTATTTTGCCATTAGTTGTACATTAGAATTCATTTCTTTTTTGATTTAATAGTGTCATTTGATGTATGTTATCATTTGATGCATTATTCTACTTTGATACATTTATCATTTTCCTTTGTGTGGTTCATTTTAATCATGTATGACCTTAGACCTAATTTCTAACATGTGTATCATTGTATCCATCCCATTTGCATTGTATTGTGTAATTATGCTTGAGGATTATCATGGCCACTTGATTGTTTTAGGCATGGTATTGGTTTGTAAACTTGTATGATATTATTTCCATTTtctttagaataaataaaatctAGTGGCGACTCTGTACTTTTCGCGACGCGACAAGTGCATTTATTTAAAGATCAGTGGGAGAGATTTCATAATATTAGTGTTATATGTCGATGATATCCTTCTTGCTAGCAGTAATGTTAATCTTTTGAATGAGACAAGATCTATGTTAACTAACCATTTTGatatgaaggacctaggtgatGCTTATGTTGTCTTAGGCATCCAAATTTTTCGTGATAGATCACATGGCGTTCTTGGTTTGTCTCAAAAAAGGATATATTGAAAGGATGCTCAAGCAATTTAATATGGAGTCTTGCTCCCCATGCAATGTTCCTGTTCAAAAGGGTGATAAGCTCTTTAAATCTGAATGTCCTCAAAATGATAAAGAAACTTATGAAATGGAAAGAGTCACATATGCTTCCGCTGTTGGCAGTTTGATGTATGCTCAAGTTTTTACTCGTCCTATTGCTTATGCAGTTAATGTTTTAGGGAGACACTTGAGTAGCCCATGTTTGGATCATTGGAAAGTCGTTAAAAATGTCATGCAATATTTGCAGGGAACCAAGGATTACTTGTTGACCTATAAGAAGTATGATAAACTTTAGGTCATTGGTTATTCTGATTCTGATTTTGTAGATTGTCCTGACGACCGAAAGTCTACTTCTGGTTTAATTTTTATGATGGCAGGAGGAGCTATTTCGTGGAAGAGTGTTAAACAGACTCTTATGTCTACCTTAACCATGGAGACAAAATATGTAGCTTACTATGAAGTTACTTATCAAGCTATGTGACTGAAGAACTTAATCTCTCGCTTCAATGTTGTTGAAAGCATATCTATGCCACCTGTGATATATTGTGACAATTCTGCTACTATACATTTCTCTCGAAACACTAAGAGCTCTTATCTCTCAAAGCATTTTGATATTAAGTATCTATTTGTCAGAGAGAAAATTCTTGAATTTCAAACTCGAATTGAACATCTTGCCACAGAAAACATGTTGGCGGATCTAGTGACCAAAGGCTTAATTGTTGGTGTTTTTCAAAGGCATGTAACCAACATGGGTGTAGTTAAGTCATTTGATGTTTTGGATTAGTGGGAATATGATTTTGTATTTAATTATTGTAATGAGATATGTATGAGATGACATCAATTTAATAATCATATCTCTTATAGCATTTCAGATGCTTAGACCATTATTGGATTACATATTTCTGCATTATGCTATGTTAATCCATATTCATTATCATTATGTAAAATGTGAGTATTTGACAAATGTGATTTATTTTCCTATCGGATACAATTTATGCATTGTTAAATTTTGCATTTTTTCAcattgttttgatgataaatgGTTGATATATTTGTTcattataattattttattttaataattatttaaaatcCTCCAAGTGAAAGAATGTTAAATATATTATGGATTTCCATTAATcaattattaaataaaatataattattatattaattattaattataattaataaatGAATATTGTATTGGGCTTAATTGTTGAATGACCCGTGATGGGTTGAGCCATTCTTTTGGATAGTCTGCTGAGAGGTCCATTCCCTCATCTGGTGGTTATATATTCTGGTTATCCCATCAGGTTAGATATCAAGTGTAGTCGTTCTATCAGAAAAAGGGCAGTAACATTCTTAGTTCACACTCAAACAAATGGACTCAATTATGACAGATACATGTGTATTGAATTATTCATATTATAATATGTCCCACAATCATATTTATGATTTTGATTACACTATTAAAATTCCATCAATGCTAACCCAACTTGAGATGCGTaatcaataataacaataaaTGTGTCTTGTTCCACTAAGAATTGCAAAGCTATATCTCATCTCCTatctcttttatatccatgatATTCTTCTTTCACTCTTTaaatttttataattaaaattatttaatcATATAAATAGTTTTAATAATATGTTAAACTCTTTGCAATATCAATATTTTTAATACGTTATGGAATGCCTTCActcttttaatttttttatataaattaaaGATTTTTTGCGCACAACTATAAAATGTATTTCCTCGAACTGGGAGGAATACAATGGACTACAAATATCCGCCTCAAACTATTTAACATTGCTTCATTTCTAAGTTAATTCACCAATTTATTTTGATTCTATTAATTagaattttttaaaataaccacTAATTTCAACTTAAATCCCTAAATAATCTCTTTTTCAAAAACATACCAATATAACCACATTTTATAACTGATGCGCCAGTTGAATTGACACATCCAATAAAGCTATAGAGGAGGCGTCATTACCCTTGGCGCATACATGTAAAATTAATGCATGTaggcgccacatgcattggcgcatgcatgtgtgcATGTGTATATGCGCCACATGCACTAGTGCATGCTTGTGTGAGTGTGTATGGAGCCTACTGCTTTGGCGCATGCATGATTTGGTTCTTCTATAAATACCACTCCCCCATCTCCATATTATTTCACACAACTTCTTAACCTCTTCCATTTACCTTCAATTTCTTCAATCACcttcaattttattttctttaatcATGGCTGAATACATTTacaagagaaatgtcgatttaatcttttcagcagtCGCGCCTCCGAAAAAGATTtgactttggaatatagattcgtTTGAATGTCTTAATCGAACGTTGGAGAAATtgcagatggtgaaaggattagaagaattcaatggcttgagtccacgttcaaccaaaatggagaagtgcgtgaatggtGGATATTAAGATTGATAGAGGCGTTCACAGGATGATgcataatatgttcaaaattaCTTTGATGGTTGTAATTGCTTAGTTATAATAATGGTATTTTAACTATtgtagttgtttgtgttgttgttcATGTGTTGGTTGTGTGTtgaatgtgttgtatttgtttgtgatggtattttctcacaaatttatcatataaaataaattttgtttttaatataaagcaaaagaggtacatgtaaaattatcttgttatgctcgttccaacactagcacagttagtacgattatgacctagctgacgacatgaactacataatcgaACCATTTTGTTTGTCGTATCCATTTCAATTTGAATACGGGTGCTGTTTGGGCGGTCATATTTCTTTCTTCGCATAACTTCATTGTTCCAGAGGATGTCCCCTTGATATTTaggccaataatcctcttttgcaacaactgaaaaactaattttgtaaacattggatagtcttatgactttgtaaatattagatagtaagtaggatggatcccttcgaacctttgaacatgccaCAATGACGTGGGAGCAGGacatacgaaaggcttggaactttccacagtcgcaccaacctctatctagttccactaTGTATTATCCCATCggcatgccttcattgtgatccatggactcatcaacattgtaccaacctttagtacggtcaaacaccgtgaccatGTCTGTGTTAGCTTTAGCAGCTTCGcgtctaatgaatttcattgaagcatcactgaacaactgcctagattgcaacactgaactccatttggaacgtctggtctGAAACacccctagcctgaaatatgttgcctgcactaaagcggttataggtaggtttcagatgcctttgaagacaaagttcattgattccacaagatttgttgtcatgtggccctaacattgaccgttgtcgtatgccctagtccacttctctaatggaatactatcgatccactGTACTTCATCTGCGTTTGACAATCTAATGTCTTCGCagtagtgtttgaaagaaggttaTGTTGATGTGTAACCTgcgttgacaaccttcttccgcaacgttttgtctttgatctcccgcataaaAGTTTGAGAGATATGTCTAATGCAGAAGACATGCGTCGACGGAGGATcctgccagccattatcaatgtttttgtatGCACTCACTGTTGAAGGGTGTCGGttagagatcaaacataagttaggttgaggagTAACGTGCAATtggagatttcttaggaaaaaactctATCCCTCAGCAGTatccccttcaactagggcaaaggcaattggaaaaatgttgttgtttccatcttgtgccactgccatcagtaatgttcctttatatttcccgtacaaccCTGTACCATCAATTTCATAATAGGTTTACAAAAAGTAAAACCTTTtatgcatggttgatacgcccagaagagacggtggaatattccatttccaatagcacaaGTCCTATTTGGGGTATACGCCAACaacgtttccaacttgacaatGGTCCCTGGATCATACTATTTAAGAGCcaccaagtattttggaagttgtttgtaagactcctcccaattgtCATACACTTTTTCAACTGCCTTTGTCCTAGATATCCAAGCTTTCCTGTATGATGGAGTATAGTTGTATTGTGAtacaatatgcgagattattgtactcacctttaacgacggattgtACTCATCGAAGAACAATCAAcaatatctcgacatttgtatgttattacttcttcttacttatttcgtatttattttgtatttatttcttatttatgtttttattgtatattacttattattttatttattacTTATATTTTACTAGGACCCAAAATGATTTCGATGCCTTGTACATGAATTTTTACCCCACAATCCTTTGGTAGAACCATAAATTTAAGGATGCGGTTTTGGTAATCTCCTCAATATAGTCTCGTACTCGGCTGACTataaatttattcttgctttgttggagagatggagacccgagacccacacatttcaccttcctttcggtgagtgtaccACACACTTGAGGACGTCTACATGTTGTTGTGTCTACGCATCGATGGTAAGGTCgtaaatggtagagttaaccaggataactctatttgcaatgaattattgggtgcccctttgtgtgacgaCCAACCTGCGGGAAAGACATCTTGTCAAGCTAGTGGGCAAGGTATTAATTTAGGATATCTCaaacaatattatgcgagtataaCATTGAGCGAAGAATCTACCAagtatgaaaaaataattaaagctcggtgttatattatgattttattcggtaattttttatttcccgaaagtactggtaatacggtaaatattatgtatttaccgttgttactaaacataaataaggtaatcacatatagttggggttcagctgttTTGGCTCATCTATATAGTGCGATGTgtaaaaatgaaaaaataaaataaaaaaatacttGTACATTTTATTCATGCGcatatttgctacaagcatgagaTTGGTCAAGAAGGTCATCACTCGCCCTGGTAAACAAGAAGCCATTCATATTCccgtttgcaacaaagtaagtttaaaactttaccatctaattaattagactttatattacaactaactgtaaataatatttttcaaatattttttatcTTGGTGGTCAATTagagggatgaactacaacaggtgtctgaaacacgttatagtagtctatcacaatctattggatcacattggattagacgatgtaatactcctacacaactctattttgatttaaaaataattatcaaattatttatcatctaatcatgtcgtattcttgtacagtttatctggaggccatatctgggtcttgatcatcaggttaaccatgatgatgttgcagtttggacaacaaaaacaCCAATTATCCTGTTCACTAatgtggagatgcaccagagtgatcgggtaaaactgcagttcgacatgcatcaacaaattccagaacctccgacgtgtttggaagattggcatcaaaaaatagtcgatgcccaatgggattattccgactgGAGAGACTTCACAAAAGATATGTGTTGTCATTGGAGGAATCGAagacaacacatcttaaacgaaccagtcatacagggtgctagaccaactcaatagtatatgacatggtttaggtcggCTACAACACcacaatttgtgtctgagccaagaTATTTGATTAATCCACGCCAAttagcttcgtcatcatacgcctAACAACAAGTCCCCATCCAAGAACAATGGCAAATCACtcaaacccaacgaccaacctcacaccatcaacCTACCATATACAtccaacaaccaaacacccaacctcaAAACCAAGAATAAAACCCTACCCACCAATAACCACACGCAGCCACCACAATAATCTATAACTCAGATGATTCATGCAATTCATGTCGTCGTAtccccccaccaatgaccacctAAACATGCCATCACCATAACTcccaaccattgtttgactatAGTACACCCCAGAAACCATTGATTTGTTTCCAAACCGATTCAATGTCCAAATTCGGGCAACCATACTGTCCGCAATTCACACAACCACAACAACCCAACTACGAgaacatgggcaccgaactcaaTTAAGGAAGCGCAGTTGGCgagaccccccccccccccccccccaccccccacacacacacacaactaTTGGGAAAAATGGTGACACATATATTAAATACCGCTAGACCTTCCACCGGACCTTCACATCAGCCACCATTGGATCATatcagcactcaaagaccccaaacacctcaagaaaattGTGGGAGACCTCAAAGACAGACTAACGCACCCGGATGTAGAACAGGGAGGCGTTTCAATCGTGCGGGTCATTGAATTTCTTATTAATTCCgtgtaattttttatttttatatatataatttttattttcaatattttttttaaaattaacaattaattaaaaaaaactataggtgcatgcgccacatgcattggcgcatacaCTATGTAGTGTATGCATGCACCAATGCATGCGACGCCTAGGTTGCCCATCATTAAGAGCATGTgccaatgcatgtggcgcctAGGTTGCCCATCATTAGGAGCATGCGCCAAGGGTAATGACGCCTCCTCTATAATTTTATTGGATGCGCCAATTCAATTGAGCATCAGTTATAAAAAAGG containing:
- the LOC127080544 gene encoding secreted RxLR effector protein 161-like; translation: MESCSPCNVPVQKGDKLFKSECPQNDKETYEMERVTYASAVGSLMYAQVFTRPIAYAVNVLGRHLSSPYCPDDRKSTSGLIFMMAGGAISWKSVKQTLMSTLTMETKYVAYYEVTYQAM